A window from Enterocloster bolteae encodes these proteins:
- a CDS encoding condensation domain-containing protein — protein sequence MKTRKGYKVYPLTSAQKLHFYCLKYCPKKQVLNIGSSLTIQVDLDWDVLKSCIQEAIARCDTMRLRFTHDKEGSIYQYVVKEETKEIEHFDFTGWKEEDAEQKLREWTEVPFERYDSPMHHIVMIKMPDGYQGLYICVDHMTMDAQSLILFFRDVIELYASRFYDEVEHPKEMSSYIRQLEKDLAYEAGSRACEKDRQFFQELIASSEPIFTDIYGPKKLLEERKAARNPKLRAATNTSDNVEANITNFHLEGEPSRRLLDFCEKYGISMTCLLLMGLRTYLQKENDQDDVSVTTTISRRATLSEKRCGGSRIHCFPFRTIVSREDTFMEGLLKIRDAQNQYFRHAGYSPSEYFNYRHDYYKLKDGQTYEPLSLTYQPLAMKYDGPGLDKLGDIKYKTARYSNGVAAHTLYLTVSHRAEDNGLDFGFEYQTGVVTPEKLEYIYYYLCRIIFRGVEDPERPVGEIIEMV from the coding sequence TACTGCCTGAAATACTGCCCCAAGAAGCAGGTGTTAAACATCGGATCCAGCCTGACCATCCAGGTGGACTTAGACTGGGACGTGCTTAAAAGCTGCATTCAGGAGGCCATTGCCCGCTGCGATACCATGCGCCTGCGCTTTACCCATGACAAGGAGGGCAGCATCTACCAGTATGTGGTGAAGGAGGAGACAAAGGAAATCGAACACTTTGACTTTACCGGCTGGAAGGAGGAGGACGCGGAGCAAAAGCTCAGGGAGTGGACAGAGGTTCCCTTTGAGCGGTACGATTCCCCCATGCACCATATTGTAATGATCAAAATGCCGGATGGGTACCAGGGGCTTTACATCTGCGTGGACCACATGACCATGGATGCCCAGTCCCTGATTCTGTTTTTCCGGGATGTGATTGAACTGTATGCCAGCAGGTTTTACGACGAGGTGGAACATCCAAAGGAAATGTCCTCCTATATCAGGCAGCTGGAAAAGGATTTGGCCTACGAGGCCGGAAGCAGGGCCTGTGAAAAAGACAGGCAGTTTTTCCAGGAACTGATTGCTTCCTCCGAACCCATTTTCACGGACATCTACGGTCCGAAGAAGCTGCTGGAGGAGAGAAAGGCTGCCCGCAACCCGAAGCTGAGGGCAGCCACCAACACATCTGATAATGTGGAGGCAAATATCACCAACTTCCATCTGGAAGGGGAGCCTTCCAGACGCCTGCTGGATTTTTGCGAGAAATACGGTATTTCCATGACCTGCCTTCTCTTAATGGGCCTTCGGACCTATCTCCAGAAGGAGAATGACCAGGACGACGTTTCCGTCACCACCACCATTTCCAGGCGGGCCACCCTGTCGGAGAAGCGCTGCGGCGGAAGCAGGATTCACTGTTTCCCCTTCAGGACCATTGTGTCCAGGGAGGATACCTTCATGGAGGGCCTGCTCAAAATAAGGGATGCCCAGAACCAGTATTTCCGCCATGCGGGTTACAGCCCGTCGGAGTATTTCAATTACAGGCATGATTATTATAAGCTTAAGGACGGGCAGACCTATGAGCCCTTAAGCCTTACCTATCAGCCCCTGGCCATGAAGTATGACGGTCCCGGCCTGGACAAGCTGGGCGATATCAAGTATAAGACTGCCCGTTATTCCAACGGTGTGGCTGCCCACACCCTGTATCTCACCGTGAGCCACAGGGCAGAGGACAATGGCCTGGACTTTGGTTTTGAGTACCAGACCGGCGTGGTGACGCCGGAGAAGCTGGAGTATATTTATTACTACCTGTGCAGAATCATATTCCGGGGTGTGGAAGACCCGGAGCGCCCGGTAGGGGAAATCATAGAGATGGTGTAA
- a CDS encoding acyl carrier protein, with product MFEDLKEIICEYVDVAPETIKEDSRFIEDLGFNSYDFMSMVGEIEEKFDVEVEEREVVNVKTVKDAVAYIQSLQAE from the coding sequence ATGTTTGAGGATTTAAAAGAGATCATCTGTGAGTATGTGGATGTGGCGCCGGAGACTATTAAGGAGGATTCCCGGTTCATTGAGGACCTGGGCTTCAATTCCTATGACTTCATGAGCATGGTGGGGGAGATTGAGGAGAAATTCGACGTGGAGGTAGAGGAACGGGAAGTGGTCAATGTAAAGACCGTGAAGGATGCAGTGGCTTATATCCAGTCCCTGCAGGCAGAGTAG
- a CDS encoding AMP-dependent synthetase/ligase: MAAETLRDIIRHGAEAYGEQTAFRYKVKKEIIDKTYNEVNLDSMAVSRAVEALGMKGKHIAVIGTTSYQWITTYFGIVNSGSVAVPIDAQLPAEAVCELLNRADVEMLVYDELRSDVAGVVRGKCPGIRHVVSMQARETVGDVLSLSRLIAGHAGTYETELAGGQLCTILFTSGTTGKSKGVMLSHRNLTDNAVCLDMRIPAGTVSMTLLPINHVYCLTMDIIKGLYIGMIICINDSIMHVQRNMKLFKPEIVLLVPLVIESIYGKLKDAGSLIPKKMVAKAAFGGSLRIICSGGAYLDPDYVDRFREYGITILQGYGMTECSPVISTNLEWENKKGSVGKLLPNCEARVVDEEIWVRGSSVMQGYYKMPEQTAETLEDGWLKTGDLGYVDEDNFVYITGRRKNLIILANGENVSPEELENELSRSELVKEILVREKDKIIEAEIFPDYEYAKKKHIKDIQGKLQELIDGFNKDMPVYKRIYSLIVRETEFEKTPSKKIKRF, from the coding sequence ATGGCAGCAGAGACATTAAGGGATATAATACGGCACGGCGCAGAGGCTTATGGAGAGCAGACAGCATTCCGGTACAAGGTAAAGAAGGAAATCATTGACAAGACCTACAATGAGGTGAACCTGGATTCCATGGCTGTAAGCCGTGCCGTGGAGGCCCTTGGGATGAAAGGAAAGCATATTGCAGTCATAGGCACTACCAGCTACCAGTGGATTACCACCTATTTCGGAATCGTGAACAGCGGCAGCGTGGCAGTGCCCATCGACGCGCAGCTTCCCGCAGAAGCCGTGTGTGAGCTCTTAAACAGGGCGGATGTAGAAATGCTGGTGTACGATGAACTGCGCTCTGACGTGGCAGGCGTTGTGCGCGGGAAATGTCCGGGCATCAGGCACGTGGTATCCATGCAGGCCCGGGAGACGGTGGGGGATGTGCTCTCGCTGTCCCGGCTGATAGCCGGACATGCCGGTACATATGAGACAGAGCTTGCCGGCGGTCAGCTCTGCACCATACTCTTTACCTCAGGCACCACCGGAAAGAGCAAGGGAGTCATGCTGAGCCACAGGAACCTGACGGACAATGCGGTCTGCCTGGACATGAGGATACCTGCGGGAACCGTGTCCATGACCCTGCTGCCCATCAACCATGTTTACTGTCTGACCATGGATATCATAAAGGGGCTTTATATAGGAATGATTATCTGCATCAATGATTCCATTATGCATGTACAGCGCAATATGAAGCTGTTCAAGCCGGAAATTGTGCTGCTGGTGCCCCTTGTCATTGAGTCTATCTACGGAAAGTTAAAGGATGCCGGAAGCCTGATTCCCAAAAAGATGGTGGCAAAGGCCGCCTTTGGGGGCAGCCTGCGGATCATATGCAGCGGCGGGGCCTACCTGGATCCGGACTACGTAGACCGTTTCAGGGAATACGGAATTACCATCCTTCAGGGCTACGGCATGACGGAATGCTCGCCGGTTATCAGCACCAATCTGGAATGGGAGAATAAGAAGGGTTCTGTTGGAAAACTTCTTCCCAACTGTGAGGCCAGGGTGGTGGACGAAGAAATCTGGGTAAGGGGATCCAGCGTCATGCAGGGGTATTACAAGATGCCGGAGCAGACGGCCGAGACCCTGGAGGACGGATGGCTTAAGACCGGAGACTTAGGGTATGTGGATGAGGACAATTTCGTCTATATCACAGGCCGCCGCAAGAACCTGATTATCCTTGCCAACGGCGAGAATGTATCCCCGGAGGAGCTGGAGAACGAGCTGAGCCGCTCGGAACTGGTAAAGGAAATCCTGGTCCGGGAAAAGGATAAGATAATAGAGGCGGAAATTTTCCCGGATTACGAGTACGCGAAGAAAAAGCATATTAAGGATATCCAGGGAAAACTACAGGAACTGATTGACGGGTTTAACAAGGATATGCCGGTCTATAAGCGAATTTACAGCCTGATTGTCAGGGAGACGGAGTTTGAGAAGACGCCGTCAAAGAAAATTAAAAGATTTTAG